The DNA region tctttagttctcgatgttgtcagtgtgttgccaaaacacgcatactgtcaagaaaatatggagacaccaaaaatatatatgcaccaaagtagatgaaaattttagcagatctgcaaatgataaagcaattaattataagtttcaaccgaacaaagattgcaaatcaatatttacgcagaaaattgtaaaatagaaattactattttatgatttggtttataagttgtgttgatattatttgaatttgtcatccagacatgaggaatctaaataatttgcgatataaaattatcaaatatggaaagattagtatatcatttgagggtgataaccaatgttgaaaaagaaaatttcagtgttgaaatctgtcgctcagttattcaagctgagagaatcacctacgtgaatttactgttgatttaaaaaggtgaaatatttaaacagttacaaaaatagcaactcactgtctgaaggtttagattacgtgccctgaaagtcactgaaatcaaatcagttgcagatctctcgtcgacatttatttcaagcttcaatagcaaccaattgtttgtcaaaaaatgaaataacatttaggttgctaagattacgtttccttatgacatatgtcagaagtatgtaatttagcaaaaaagttgtcttctcccaagcaaaacttgattagattcttatattgtatttcaccaaattgtggttcagttatatcttttcttataattctattcgttttaatccacagtgtcagcaaactgacagagcaaaggaatatcgtgatgatttttcgatttggtataatattgttgatggtagaactgtttcgaatcaatctcatccttatatttcaacctacactggaagagtataaatgagattcacaaataattaaatataacttaactttacaaataaaattacttagtttaacttaagtcgaaaatttagtttggtgttataaaatggtttcgacacattgtcgattttttcaaccaccaatttttcagtagaaagatttacagctatatataacataattatttaggaaacgcatttaccgtcatagagtacagattacaataggaaaaatttcttcgccacaattataaaattataattatgataaacatgcttaattctcaaaatgaaagtacctgctttatacacagacagatatgtggaactccaacgggaacattccagtcctcagcctttttggtagaacttttggtaatgctgttttcttctttattgggatttttgcttgtactttttttgatttcttggattttttttttttttttcatatttcccgatatgtggctttgtcatagcacatttcatcttcatttatatgatagtaatcagtctgtcaatgtgtcaattcctgatgtccaacgaatcgtcgaaatagcttatttgttttttatttaaattaaataatttaattgtgtgtgttttagcataaaatatatcattaattataaaaatcttgaatacagatgaaaattatacgtacatttaaatccaattcttgggccactagaatctttccagcatttaccttttacatcgtactttcagatttcaatcttaatttattgaatttactctgaaaacaaattatgtataagagaggtatgtttcgatatgaactgattaaagttttgtggtaaccaaataaagaaatctttttgggctacttgattttatgaaaaatatttaattttgcttatgacaacgaaattcaaatatctgcaaatgaataatgaattgttaatgtcataagctctttatagaacaacttaagaaacatagttcttaattatttttacaggtagatcaagttggaacatattgtataaaatttcataagatttgtgctctcaatcattaacatccatattgcttaaaagtaaatcccaatcaactaatgacaagtgatagtttaatgagtaaacctcagaactcatgaaaacactaaactcatcattagtccaattcactcggggcaggtttcaatctccagttactaaaaatatatccactgatgcacaatgattggaataaaaatcagaaccagatgctggtaaactgttccaattattcacttttggcttttgaccataatggaaataaagacttccagtactttcatgtcttttcggtgagcacaggggtgcgtcatcatcagacgatttcgacatcacttttataggcgtgacccacttcgtggaaaacttttgcgtttcggaggtgtgaggtggctagttgggagaaaggattggtgttagaagtaggagtatttccaggatttaccgaaggtgtctgtagtttagcagacagcttactgcattacttactttcattcgttgtagttcaccctctagttccgatatttaatcttaaggcctcttgaagcgccggcagacttttgggttttattgagattttcacttggcttgtcttttctcctcaaactacatatagtttatttatctgagtttgaatccgaatataaacgcacactgctaaaatgtaatatttttcaaggaaaagaataatatatattagggcaaattttaatattgataagatttagatgactgagataatgttagaaattgttcagtgttcaaatttatgtattttgaattgaattaaagcaaaaaggtcaatacactaacatttagaaaaaagttttcatagaaaagaaacacttaaattagtttggcaatattgtgaagactgatatggaatacggttcgtattctttgacaaccccttgacaatcttgacaactgatctttgtgtaattttattttgttcagtgtccgatcctataatgctctttggcgaattatggaaagaggttatttcaatctgccaaaatgtggagaatgtgtatcgtataaatattactccaggagctgacccagcgtactaaatttgataatatgctttccttagttaacttaatgctgtcttgttaaccctaattagtttacttgaaggattcttctaaaaaaaatctaatttacagcgcaatgtagcttacactactataaagaatgaacaattttgacaaaacttaaaacaaataatgtttcatctcctcttgggatgccaattgtaactgaactgcactgaaactacacataaactgttaaattttaatttgaattgtgcgcctgtggacagttaagttgtaattttaacactaaattcttaaatataaatttttcttgagaaataataaattcttttaagcccagaaagacttatttactgagaaaagtaataaagggttcttaaattgtcagcaaacaatcaattggcattaattgaaaagttaaccagccgagataattacgtaacctggttatttgctatagactgcataaaaccccccacatgtgtcattgtggacacaaaacgagacacaaaggcaaaaactaagataaatttactagttgactcaataaattacgtgcacatacaagagagtagtactgcaaaataagtatgggataaatctaggttgacacgctgtgatgggctgctgcatgatctctgtaatacttcacatactgcatattaaaaagtagagaaatatatgagtaaaataatgtgtaccgctcacaagctcagaaacattggtttcgaagttgacgatgaatggctatttacagtgctactctccggtctaccagtatcctatcaaccaatgattattgctattgaaagctccggcatgaagatatcttctgtttctgtgaaatcaaaactatcacaagatgttaaacaacctgaaagtgactcaacagtattgtcagtcatcaagaaaattaaaaacaaccacagaaacaaagtaagggtccaaggtgctacacttgtaacaagtaaagtAGAATATGGGGCACTTGAGACAGACagcgtaggtgtgacgtcacgCCTCCCCCCTCCCCTCTGGCGCCAGTGGGGCACTTGAGACGAACAGCGTAGGAGTGATGTCACGACCCTGTCGGCACGTGCCGCCCATCTGTTTGGGTGGTTGCTGGCCTTTGTCGGCAAGTGAGCACGCGCCACCCCTCTGTTTGGGGCGGTTTGTAGCCTTTGTCGGCATGTGGGCACGCGCCACTCATCTGTTTGTGATGGTTTATAGCCTTTGTCGGTATGTGGGCAAGCGCCACCCTtgtcgtgggccacctcagaccaaaagcgtaggtgtgacgtcacgagtgtatgatatgcgcacctttcgtggggcacttcagaccaaaagcgtaggtgtgacgtcacgagtgtatgatatgcgcacctttcgtggggcacttcagaccaaaagcgtagaagtgacgtcacgagtgtatgagtcATGGGCCACCACcacagaccaaaagcgtagaagtgacgtcatgagtgtatgacatgcgcacctttcgtgggccacttgaGTCCAAAAGCGAAGGAAGACGCGTATGCgcgcatttgtttattttacctGTTCGTGGAccacttcagaccaaaagcgtagaagtgacgtcacgagtgtatgagtcgtgggccacctcaggCCAAAAAACGTAGGAAGACGCAAGAGTGaatgaaaatgcaattaatttataattatgatttattacatattaaaaacaaaaacatatcaataagttaacaatttattattattattgtacatttatattacaatttattatacattttgttatttcgaTACATGAAAAAGAGGTGAAAAAGTTCTTTCTTTCGTTGTTGCTTTCGAATCCCAGTCGTTGATTGCTGCAAATACCGTGTTTCTAAACAGAAAacatacatatacaatattaattattcaatggtAATTTTTGTAGTGATACACCTTTTTTTTGTGATTGATTATTTGACTGAGGCTCATAAGTGTAGTTGTGGTGGCTGCGATGTAAGCTGAGTGTACAAGTCCGTTTCTCACCCGGTTGTACGcgttgaatatatcaaaaacaaaatagacaAATTGTATGTAccatatatatctatataatattaataattcaaagttaccttttttttatattattatattaatttttaatttccacttAATTAGTTCCTAGGGACCTTGTACCCGAATGGCCGAGAACTGTTGTCATCCATGAAGAGTCTCTTCGTTGAATTCGTTCTGTAGGTCTTTGTCTCCTCTTTGGTTACTACACGATGATCTTTTGTCCGCACAAAGTTCATCGACGTCAAATGAATGGGATCTGTTTTTTCTAGAaccatttgtttaattttctcaaaattaatcagCCGAGAAGCACTGTATGTTAAGGCGATCCCTTTCACCTTACAAACATGTTCGATACACTGCTTCGTCGTTGACCACACCGAGTATGCGTAATTTTTCGGCCCGCCCGAAACAAATTCCGTGATGTAGGAACCGATACCGTAAGCCTCCAGCTCATCGGTCATGTCCCCAATGAATTTTCCAGTCGGGGGATCTGGAAAATGGCTGCTTGACACATAGATAACGGAATCGGTGTCGTAGTATAAAACTCGTGTATCCAACATCTCTAGATATTCGTACAACTTCAAACGGGCCTGTGCTGTAACAAAAGCTGCAATTACCACATTCACAGTAGGCAGAGATTCCACAGCCTCGTCGGCGTACTCCCAGTTGATTACAACAGTTTGTTCATTCACAGGAGTTATACTGTTGACATTCTTCGACGGATGCGCAAGGAGATCAAAGCATTCCTGAGGATCGTTGACGATGGTCGTTTGTGGTTGGTTTTCACGTTGTCCAAACTTTCCCCAGAACgaattcaacattaatttgGCGAGGGATCGAAGACCAGGGTTATTTTCGATGCGTTCCGGTGTTAGCTTCACTTTTTCAGCTTCTTCAAAATCCACCagatattgttgttgtttcaccACATCGTTTATGCAATCCGCGAGCCAGTCGGAGG from Aethina tumida isolate Nest 87 chromosome 1, icAetTumi1.1, whole genome shotgun sequence includes:
- the LOC126264367 gene encoding uncharacterized protein LOC126264367; its protein translation is MVKCKILPPAQLYHPVLPVRMKGKLMFALCNSCGESSQQRECCHTEEERLFTGTWVIAEVVKALEKGYRIVEVFEVWTYETRQYNHAAGQPGLFTEMMNKFIKIKQEASDWLADCINDVVKQQQYLVDFEEAEKVKLTPERIENNPGLRSLAKLMLNSFWGKFGQRENQPQTTIVNDPQECFDLLAHPSKNVNSITPVNEQTVVINWEYADEAVESLPTVNVVIAAFVTAQARLKLYEYLEMLDTRVLYYDTDSVIYVSSSHFPDPPTGKFIGDMTDELEAYGIGSYITEFVSGGPKNYAYSVWSTTKQCIEHVCKVKGIALTYSASRLINFEKIKQMVLEKTDPIHLTSMNFVRTKDHRVVTKEETKTYRTNSTKRLFMDDNSSRPFGYKVPRN